A portion of the Leptospira broomii serovar Hurstbridge str. 5399 genome contains these proteins:
- a CDS encoding glutathione S-transferase family protein translates to MERILYSHSISINSYRARLILNLLNLEFSEITVDLLRSEQNEEQFKKINPLSQIPVLMENDITIWDSHAISIYLAEKYGQDKWFPQNIQNRAAVLQWLFFDANELHNGIGLARVHYKFKIGKDGETYQKRGKKALSVLNDRLENRDWIELNKPTLADVSCFPFCAVSKDAKIDINEYTNVQKWMERFSNLENFVPFRKFERK, encoded by the coding sequence ATGGAAAGAATCCTTTATAGCCATTCAATATCCATAAACTCATACCGAGCAAGGCTGATACTGAATCTTTTAAATTTAGAATTTAGCGAAATTACCGTCGATCTTTTACGATCGGAACAAAATGAAGAGCAGTTTAAAAAAATAAATCCCCTCTCTCAGATACCGGTGTTGATGGAAAATGATATCACTATCTGGGACAGTCACGCCATATCAATCTATTTGGCCGAAAAATACGGGCAGGATAAATGGTTTCCGCAAAATATACAGAATAGAGCCGCCGTTTTACAATGGCTATTCTTCGACGCGAACGAGTTGCATAACGGAATCGGTTTAGCTCGAGTTCATTATAAATTCAAAATCGGTAAGGATGGAGAAACCTATCAAAAAAGAGGAAAGAAGGCTTTGAGTGTATTAAATGATCGTTTAGAAAATCGTGATTGGATCGAATTAAATAAACCCACGCTGGCGGACGTATCCTGTTTTCCGTTTTGCGCGGTGTCCAAAGACGCGAAAATCGATATTAACGAATATACTAATGTGCAAAAGTGGATGGAGAGATTTTCCAATCTGGAAAATTTCGTTCCTTTTCGAAAATTCGAACGTAAGTAA
- a CDS encoding tetratricopeptide repeat protein encodes MEKTFEVCRNLANNIANLATEELLINETYDATRTSLLRLRESNISGLIDSYVINVDRKYVADLNEDKIGKDIPESEFQKISSIKELTLNEISINEKTVLRFSYPIFINYQGQKMWVGVAIFEFDKDKVYEPVYAIRRSIISVASALFVLGIIIAILVAINFSKPIRTLSQGVKIIGEGDLNFQIAISGKDEIGVLASQFNRMTSQIRDFTQNLESMVHQRTDELNQTLEKVQALKVSQDADYYLTSVLLEPLQPNNNISKRVKTEFFVEQKKKFSFRRWNSQLGGDICITDRIWLDGREYTVFANGDAMGKSMQGAGGALVLGVVFNSAILRYKRSKNQKIFPEAWLKERFLDLQNVFLSFDGCMYISVCMGLVDTDSGLLYYINAEHPWTVLYRDSEASFLETNLSLRKLGMPEQEDKFYIRLFQMLPGDVIIIGSDGRDDILISKSGEDDIINEDETKFLQHVMNGKGNLYKIKEEVESSGTLIDDFSILRISYLEKHDIPMIANYIPIEIQKVIRDTSRLFEDGRFEECITMIEGLGEKKDSYPDLLKIAGSIHYKNKEFDKALPFFEKYIAAIPGDNECIYWISNSLRLLGRFSEAADYGERLFLRDRFHFMNLLNLGDVYLKMKIYPRAKKIAHQALEVQPNHPDAEALNENIISGMSEDGFVEEIQILDEANTKYVNLEDILTKADYLYHKKNYGEALESYEKANRIEGNNPWTLFRIANCHSLLNDLANAERFYLKSIEKAPKNHHAHNNLGSIYYRNGNIFQAKEEWKKALEIKPDFKTAILNLAKIESLESNRLASEV; translated from the coding sequence TTGGAAAAAACGTTCGAAGTGTGTCGAAACTTGGCCAATAATATTGCGAATTTAGCTACCGAAGAACTGCTAATCAATGAAACATATGATGCAACTAGAACGAGCTTACTCCGATTACGGGAAAGTAATATTTCGGGACTAATCGATTCGTATGTGATCAACGTAGATCGAAAATATGTCGCAGATCTCAACGAGGATAAAATCGGGAAAGATATACCCGAATCGGAATTTCAAAAAATTTCCTCGATCAAAGAACTTACTCTAAACGAAATTTCCATTAATGAAAAAACCGTTCTAAGATTTTCTTATCCTATTTTCATAAACTACCAAGGCCAAAAAATGTGGGTGGGAGTCGCCATATTCGAATTCGATAAGGACAAAGTTTATGAACCGGTATATGCGATAAGGCGAAGCATTATCAGTGTCGCTAGCGCATTATTCGTATTAGGAATCATAATAGCGATTTTAGTTGCAATCAACTTCTCAAAACCGATTCGTACTCTGTCCCAGGGAGTTAAGATCATCGGCGAAGGAGATTTAAATTTTCAAATAGCGATCAGCGGAAAGGATGAAATCGGAGTCCTAGCTTCGCAGTTCAACAGGATGACTTCGCAGATCCGAGACTTTACTCAGAATCTTGAATCGATGGTCCATCAAAGAACGGACGAACTCAATCAGACTCTAGAAAAAGTTCAGGCATTAAAAGTTTCGCAAGACGCGGATTACTATCTCACTTCCGTGCTATTGGAACCTCTACAGCCGAACAATAATATTTCGAAAAGAGTAAAAACCGAATTTTTCGTAGAGCAGAAAAAGAAATTTTCATTTCGCAGATGGAACTCCCAACTCGGCGGAGATATCTGCATAACCGATCGTATCTGGTTAGACGGTCGAGAATATACGGTCTTTGCGAACGGGGACGCGATGGGTAAATCCATGCAAGGAGCCGGCGGCGCTCTCGTTTTAGGCGTGGTCTTTAATTCCGCTATCCTCAGATATAAGAGATCGAAAAATCAGAAGATTTTTCCGGAGGCTTGGTTAAAGGAAAGGTTTTTGGATCTACAAAACGTATTTTTATCTTTCGACGGATGCATGTATATCTCGGTTTGCATGGGACTTGTAGACACCGATTCCGGACTGTTATATTATATAAATGCGGAGCATCCTTGGACCGTTCTTTATAGGGATTCCGAAGCTTCCTTTTTAGAGACAAACTTAAGTTTAAGAAAATTGGGAATGCCCGAACAGGAAGATAAATTTTATATCAGACTTTTCCAGATGCTCCCTGGCGACGTTATCATCATCGGCTCGGACGGGAGGGACGATATATTAATTTCCAAATCGGGAGAGGATGATATTATTAACGAAGATGAAACGAAATTCCTGCAGCATGTCATGAACGGAAAAGGCAATTTATATAAAATAAAAGAAGAGGTCGAAAGCTCCGGAACTCTTATAGATGATTTTTCCATATTGAGGATATCATACTTAGAAAAGCATGATATCCCCATGATCGCAAACTACATACCGATTGAAATTCAGAAAGTAATACGGGATACTTCACGGCTGTTTGAAGACGGAAGATTCGAAGAATGCATTACGATGATAGAGGGACTCGGAGAAAAAAAGGATTCATATCCGGATCTTCTAAAGATCGCCGGAAGCATTCACTATAAAAATAAAGAGTTCGATAAAGCTCTGCCTTTCTTCGAAAAATACATAGCTGCCATACCCGGCGATAACGAGTGTATCTACTGGATTTCCAATAGCCTCCGATTACTCGGGAGATTTTCCGAGGCCGCCGACTATGGCGAAAGACTGTTTTTAAGAGACAGATTTCACTTTATGAATTTATTGAATTTGGGCGATGTCTATCTCAAGATGAAGATTTATCCTAGGGCTAAGAAAATCGCCCATCAAGCGCTGGAAGTTCAGCCCAATCATCCTGATGCCGAAGCTCTTAACGAAAATATAATATCCGGAATGAGCGAAGACGGCTTTGTCGAGGAAATTCAAATATTAGACGAAGCCAACACCAAATACGTCAACCTAGAGGATATCCTCACGAAGGCGGACTATTTGTACCATAAGAAAAATTACGGCGAAGCTTTGGAATCTTACGAGAAAGCAAACAGAATAGAAGGAAATAACCCCTGGACACTGTTCCGAATAGCCAATTGCCATTCTCTACTGAACGATCTAGCGAATGCCGAGCGTTTCTATCTGAAATCGATCGAAAAAGCTCCTAAAAACCACCATGCCCACAATAATCTCGGAAGCATCTATTATAGAAATGGCAATATCTTTCAGGCTAAGGAAGAATGGAAGAAAGCCTTGGAAATAAAACCCGATTTCAAAACAGCCATTTTAAATCTTGCTAAAATCGAATCTTTAGAGTCGAACCGATTAGCTTCCGAAGTATAA
- a CDS encoding TonB-dependent receptor plug domain-containing protein: protein MNKYNIFGCLIVTFFYFVLGYPLEAQSSSEPIYIGQFQTFDSKLEPEISKKIIEKLKSQLETLRYSVDILPPLNPEENFKRISKGNVYLTGFYRREKNTGRLILYGQIYNAEKGFLIDAYNSYNEVQGLEEIKNDLPKDEGHQSDESVIDQFTQKIVLSVRINKNKQERRENINEYVLSNPISKKFIFPVQKEDIKKSTEQVFNLLQSQVTTASTKTELLTHDAPDLVSVISDKELLHYGRISLNDVLGNLPGYAPSQDYDRNTISYRGMFEGWNNNHLLMLVDGVQFNDNLYGSALTSEITPLNMLKSAEVVRGPGSALYGSNAMNGIISLNTYSGKDLRGEMQTRVRMGTSGTKIYDFRTGNTGKLFDYVMSYNSYETNGNNYKDYDGSGRTDITGFFLAKFPVQDARSNYYLFAKLEGKDILEGLTIQYHRQYWNFQTGHGWLWAIPDYNGKMDEYRDMASMKYKNKIGSKLTHEYVLQYQKHSIDWNTRYAQNGSSAGFYPAGVSEYLKTNGQSLFGRAQLTYDLGNSGSILAGVETTRFIYTGDQSHYANANLSDAADSFPPFANNANGTLGPWLAWIKNKPVWTVGVFGQMVSPKFLYNKLQLTVGVRNDQTTQHYRGIDNPYSNYLGFPYAPNEKRVFRKTSPKAALVYFITNSLNLKLMGGQAFRTPSITEMFGANTFSLASNPRQLRPEIVRDYEAALDWNLNQYINFRVNYFVRNFQNQIFYSLQNNNLSTNIYSAVTNGVESEINFTFHQFSGFFNYSYAHRLSEKILDKTISPSQNQMTWAPSHLANMGIRYVTSKIESSIQAHYQGTVYRRSSDFGPIDPTTGILQSDSRLQYPQYRPNYVGNWVNVDVRLAYYITEKISIGFFASNLLNNQQKLIKINNFPFDYSNTQRQAMVDLNASF from the coding sequence ATGAATAAATACAATATATTTGGCTGCTTAATTGTAACATTCTTTTACTTCGTTTTAGGGTATCCGCTCGAGGCTCAAAGTTCATCCGAGCCGATTTACATAGGGCAATTTCAAACTTTCGACTCAAAGTTGGAGCCGGAAATTTCGAAAAAAATTATTGAAAAACTTAAAAGCCAACTCGAAACCTTACGTTATTCCGTTGATATTCTACCGCCTTTAAATCCGGAGGAAAACTTTAAACGAATCTCCAAGGGGAACGTATACTTGACCGGTTTCTATCGGAGGGAGAAAAATACCGGCCGACTCATATTGTACGGACAGATTTATAATGCCGAAAAAGGATTCTTAATAGATGCCTATAATAGTTATAACGAAGTGCAAGGATTGGAGGAAATAAAAAATGACTTACCGAAAGACGAGGGGCATCAATCGGATGAAAGCGTTATTGACCAATTTACGCAAAAAATCGTATTGTCAGTGCGAATCAATAAAAACAAGCAAGAAAGAAGAGAGAATATAAACGAGTATGTTTTATCCAACCCTATAAGTAAGAAATTTATCTTTCCGGTTCAAAAGGAAGATATTAAAAAATCTACAGAACAAGTCTTTAATTTACTCCAATCTCAAGTCACGACGGCATCCACTAAAACCGAATTATTGACTCACGATGCTCCGGACCTTGTTTCCGTGATATCCGATAAAGAGTTATTACATTACGGCAGGATATCCTTGAATGATGTGCTTGGGAATCTACCGGGATATGCACCGTCTCAAGACTATGATCGAAATACGATTAGCTATCGAGGAATGTTCGAAGGTTGGAATAATAATCATCTTCTAATGCTTGTGGACGGGGTTCAGTTTAACGATAATTTATACGGCTCGGCTTTGACGTCGGAAATAACTCCTCTGAATATGCTTAAATCCGCCGAGGTGGTAAGAGGTCCGGGATCGGCCTTATACGGTAGTAATGCCATGAACGGAATCATTTCTTTAAATACGTATTCGGGTAAGGATCTGAGGGGAGAGATGCAGACTAGAGTTCGGATGGGAACTTCAGGGACTAAGATTTATGATTTTAGGACTGGTAATACGGGTAAGTTGTTCGATTATGTCATGAGTTACAATTCATATGAAACAAACGGAAATAACTATAAGGATTACGACGGTTCGGGTAGAACGGATATCACCGGATTTTTCTTAGCTAAGTTTCCCGTTCAAGACGCGAGATCGAATTATTATCTTTTTGCGAAGTTGGAAGGTAAGGATATATTAGAAGGTTTAACGATTCAATATCATAGACAATACTGGAATTTTCAAACCGGGCACGGTTGGCTTTGGGCAATTCCCGATTATAACGGAAAAATGGACGAGTATCGAGACATGGCCTCGATGAAATATAAAAATAAAATAGGCTCCAAGCTCACTCACGAATACGTATTGCAATACCAAAAACATAGTATTGATTGGAACACTCGTTACGCTCAAAACGGTTCTTCAGCGGGATTCTATCCGGCCGGGGTCAGCGAATATCTAAAAACTAACGGACAAAGTCTTTTCGGGCGGGCCCAGCTAACGTATGATTTGGGGAACTCGGGAAGTATTTTGGCCGGCGTTGAAACCACAAGATTCATTTATACCGGCGATCAAAGTCATTATGCGAATGCCAATCTTTCCGATGCTGCGGATTCCTTTCCTCCGTTCGCAAACAATGCAAACGGAACTCTCGGGCCCTGGTTAGCTTGGATTAAGAATAAGCCCGTCTGGACAGTGGGTGTATTCGGACAAATGGTTTCCCCTAAATTCTTATATAATAAGTTGCAGCTGACTGTAGGAGTGCGAAACGATCAAACCACCCAGCACTATAGGGGAATTGATAATCCTTATAGCAACTACTTAGGATTTCCGTATGCACCGAATGAAAAGCGTGTTTTTAGAAAGACGAGCCCTAAGGCTGCTTTAGTTTACTTTATTACGAATAGTTTAAATTTAAAGCTGATGGGCGGGCAAGCGTTTCGAACTCCGTCGATTACGGAAATGTTTGGTGCGAATACTTTTTCCCTTGCATCGAACCCTAGACAATTGAGGCCGGAAATTGTGCGAGATTACGAGGCCGCTCTCGACTGGAATTTAAATCAATATATTAACTTTCGCGTAAACTATTTTGTAAGGAATTTTCAAAACCAAATATTTTACAGTCTGCAAAACAATAATTTAAGCACGAATATTTACTCGGCTGTTACGAACGGGGTCGAATCCGAAATCAATTTTACATTCCATCAATTCTCGGGTTTCTTCAACTATTCTTATGCTCATCGGTTAAGCGAAAAGATTTTGGACAAAACCATTTCGCCCAGTCAGAATCAAATGACTTGGGCGCCTTCCCATCTTGCAAATATGGGAATACGATATGTTACTAGTAAGATTGAAAGCAGCATTCAGGCCCATTATCAAGGAACCGTTTATAGAAGATCATCGGATTTCGGTCCGATCGACCCGACTACCGGGATCTTGCAAAGCGATTCGAGACTGCAATATCCGCAATATCGGCCTAACTATGTGGGAAACTGGGTGAACGTGGATGTAAGATTAGCATATTACATTACCGAAAAGATTAGTATAGGCTTCTTCGCTTCGAATTTGTTAAACAATCAACAGAAGCTGATCAAAATTAACAACTTTCCTTTCGACTACTCGAATACGCAAAGGCAGGCTATGGTCGACCTAAACGCCTCTTTTTAA
- a CDS encoding ABC transporter substrate binding protein has product MIVLVILVLSKFPNNLFSAPGIPPGNIEILLSSDNNIYEQALYGIQSTLEHPVRVSYVDLIQSENKDITSYFRELEATNTKLLIAIGPIALKLASENITKIPVVFTMVSNPKSFGMNSSNICGIGMDISIAEFFKAIKELSPNAERVITFYSQQEGEFFATEGDYVDLKYRLLFSKWKVGEENFRSSLEKIKGEYDAFIIIKDPLYNRAIFEELSAFARKNKIILGAPFPALVRAGTTFGISPEYNKLGIETGELANRILSDKSSCKTEKFILPDKPAFFLNENYAAESGLNIPNEIKERAKLTQLFTVGINLLNEGKLKSARVIFETILKKDPNNQSVSSYLQLVIEKMTGGKTKELLLSAEEYYKKGNYPQARTEYQKVLFINPNLQIAKEGLATATFAQSEAERISAERLARTGKVFDAIKMYLSSLRTYPQNSKSVGELSHIRVSELSKISDYLKEGINLYSQREYENSIRLFEHILLIDPSDKRAQEYLRLSNKKREAIQILQAKRTN; this is encoded by the coding sequence ATGATTGTCCTCGTAATCTTAGTCTTATCGAAATTTCCGAATAATTTATTTTCCGCACCGGGCATTCCACCGGGCAATATAGAGATATTACTGTCTTCCGACAATAATATCTACGAACAAGCTTTGTACGGTATTCAATCCACTCTCGAACACCCGGTTAGAGTCTCTTATGTAGACCTCATTCAGTCCGAAAACAAAGATATCACCAGCTACTTTAGAGAATTGGAAGCCACCAATACGAAACTCCTAATAGCGATAGGACCCATTGCCCTGAAATTAGCTAGCGAGAATATTACGAAAATACCTGTAGTCTTTACTATGGTAAGCAACCCGAAATCTTTCGGAATGAATTCGAGCAATATTTGCGGCATCGGCATGGATATTTCGATTGCGGAGTTCTTTAAGGCAATAAAAGAACTTTCTCCGAATGCCGAAAGAGTGATTACATTCTACTCACAACAGGAGGGGGAGTTCTTTGCTACGGAAGGAGATTACGTAGATTTAAAATATCGATTGCTATTCAGCAAATGGAAAGTCGGCGAGGAAAATTTTCGAAGCAGCTTGGAAAAAATAAAGGGAGAGTATGACGCATTTATAATAATCAAGGACCCGCTTTATAATAGGGCAATTTTCGAAGAACTGTCCGCATTCGCCCGGAAGAATAAAATAATATTAGGCGCTCCGTTCCCTGCCCTAGTAAGAGCGGGGACGACGTTTGGAATAAGCCCTGAATATAATAAATTAGGAATTGAAACCGGAGAGTTAGCGAATCGAATATTGTCCGACAAATCTTCTTGTAAGACTGAAAAGTTCATCCTACCGGATAAACCCGCCTTTTTTCTGAATGAAAATTACGCTGCCGAATCTGGATTGAACATCCCCAATGAGATAAAGGAGAGAGCTAAACTCACTCAATTATTCACGGTTGGAATCAACCTATTAAACGAAGGAAAACTAAAGAGCGCGAGAGTCATCTTTGAAACTATCCTAAAAAAGGATCCTAACAACCAATCGGTTTCTTCTTACTTACAGCTAGTGATAGAAAAAATGACCGGCGGAAAAACCAAAGAATTGCTTTTGTCTGCCGAGGAATATTACAAGAAAGGAAATTATCCCCAAGCAAGAACCGAATATCAAAAAGTCCTATTTATCAACCCGAATTTACAAATCGCCAAAGAAGGATTGGCGACTGCAACCTTTGCTCAAAGCGAAGCGGAAAGAATTTCGGCCGAGCGTCTGGCCAGGACCGGAAAAGTATTCGATGCGATTAAAATGTATCTTTCTTCACTTAGAACCTATCCGCAAAATTCAAAATCCGTCGGAGAGTTAAGTCATATCCGAGTATCCGAGCTTTCGAAGATATCGGACTATTTGAAAGAAGGCATAAACCTCTATTCGCAAAGAGAATACGAAAATTCAATTCGGCTATTCGAACATATTCTTTTAATAGACCCTTCCGACAAGAGAGCCCAGGAATACTTGCGCCTCTCGAATAAGAAACGTGAGGCAATTCAAATTCTGCAAGCAAAACGAACCAATTAG